CCAGCAAGACCGGCGTAACCAGAAGTGTGAGTAAAGTGGAAAAAGAGAGACCATACACAATGGCGCTGGCAAGTTTGACCCAGAATGAGGCAATAACTCCATCGACCACCACGTTTCTGCCAACCATATCCACACTCACTCCCAAAGCCAGTGGCAATAATCCTAGAATGGTAGTGGCCGTGGTAAGGAACACCGGGCGCAATCTCTGTGTAGAAGCTTTGAGCGCAGCTTGCGCAGGAGAAAGCCCCGGCTCGTTTTTGCGCACAAAGTTGTAAGTATCAATTAACACGATATTGTTGTTGACCACAATACCCGCCAAGGCGACGATACCAACACCAGTCATAATGACACTGAAAGTGCTCTGGGTAACCAGCAAACCAAGCATCACACCAATCGTCGACATAATTACTGAGGATAGAATCAACAGGGATTGATAGAAGCTATTGAACTGGGTTACCAGCAGGATGAACATCAGGAATAGAGAAAGCAGGAAAGCCACACCCAAGAATTGAAACGATTCACTCTGCTCTTCATCTGCACCACGGAACAACAGCTCGACATTCGGATCTACCGGATTTTTTTCCAGCCATGCCCGGATTTCTTTTACCTTGTCATCGGGCAATACCCCTCCTGGG
This DNA window, taken from Microbulbifer sp. GL-2, encodes the following:
- a CDS encoding efflux RND transporter permease subunit — translated: MPDDKVKEIRAWLEKNPVDPNVELLFRGADEEQSESFQFLGVAFLLSLFLMFILLVTQFNSFYQSLLILSSVIMSTIGVMLGLLVTQSTFSVIMTGVGIVALAGIVVNNNIVLIDTYNFVRKNEPGLSPAQAALKASTQRLRPVFLTTATTILGLLPLALGVSVDMVGRNVVVDGVIASFWVKLASAIVYGLSFSTLLTLLVTPVLLVLPGHLRGKYSGAKLGKFRWS